The Epilithonimonas zeae genome contains a region encoding:
- a CDS encoding LolA family protein: MKNYLKAFLTLTFVGSSFIAHTQTIDSKSKTILDDITKSYKSKKNSYFKFSYSADNQNQTGIFYSDNTRYKLKIMGTEQIYDGNKLYNINDEDKEITISKANDDQVHFSPLSYLDSYKKDYNVSYSGKKTISGIPVDVVKMTPVKSNGLKSVTLYINSPQKKLIKLEQLSTNNELAVITISNYKENQTLSPSLFSFDKSKYQNYLITEL; encoded by the coding sequence ATGAAAAATTATTTAAAGGCATTTTTGACTTTAACTTTTGTGGGAAGTAGTTTTATTGCTCACACTCAAACTATTGACAGTAAGTCAAAAACCATTTTAGATGATATCACAAAGAGTTATAAGAGTAAAAAGAATTCTTATTTCAAATTCTCGTACTCTGCAGATAACCAAAATCAAACGGGCATTTTCTATTCAGATAATACAAGATATAAACTGAAAATAATGGGAACCGAACAGATATATGACGGCAACAAGCTTTACAATATTAATGATGAAGATAAAGAAATTACTATATCGAAAGCTAATGATGACCAAGTTCACTTCTCGCCTTTAAGTTATCTGGATTCTTACAAAAAAGATTACAACGTAAGTTATTCCGGCAAAAAAACAATCAGCGGTATTCCTGTTGATGTGGTAAAGATGACTCCGGTAAAATCGAATGGGTTAAAAAGTGTGACTTTATACATCAATTCGCCACAAAAGAAGTTAATCAAGCTTGAGCAACTTTCTACAAATAATGAACTGGCAGTTATTACAATTAGTAATTATAAAGAAAATCAAACTTTGTCTCCTTCTTTGTTTAGCTTTGATAAATCTAAATATCAAAATTATCTGATAACAGAATTATAA
- a CDS encoding DUF4294 domain-containing protein, with the protein MRVKVMIFGKLIPILLTFVGVFCFSQQDTLQVKSFDDIPKSKLKKDEFGNEYYYDEAQKAKIYKINGEQVIVMDELTLRANPHFNNQLDRNYYFFLNKKLNRVYPLFLDALEQYRAIQKESANMKGSDRSRYMKQRQTELAANYEKQLRNLTTSEGQVFAKLMNRATGKTVYEIIKELRGGWSAFWWNVKGNIADVSLKTPYDPHRFRDDLFVESLLQSNWNLGYLQPYPGASDYKVNK; encoded by the coding sequence ATGAGAGTAAAAGTAATGATTTTTGGTAAATTGATTCCGATTCTTTTAACGTTTGTTGGTGTATTTTGTTTTTCGCAACAAGATACTTTGCAGGTGAAATCATTTGATGATATTCCAAAGAGCAAATTGAAAAAGGATGAGTTCGGGAATGAGTATTACTATGATGAAGCTCAGAAAGCTAAAATCTATAAAATAAATGGAGAACAAGTCATTGTAATGGATGAATTGACTCTTAGAGCTAATCCACATTTTAATAATCAATTGGATAGAAATTATTATTTCTTCCTTAATAAAAAACTGAATCGTGTTTATCCATTATTTTTGGATGCTTTAGAACAGTATCGTGCTATTCAGAAAGAAAGTGCTAATATGAAAGGCTCCGACAGAAGCCGTTATATGAAACAGAGACAAACAGAATTGGCGGCCAACTATGAGAAACAGTTGAGAAACTTAACAACTTCCGAAGGTCAGGTTTTTGCTAAACTAATGAATAGAGCGACTGGAAAGACAGTTTACGAAATCATCAAAGAACTAAGAGGTGGCTGGAGTGCTTTTTGGTGGAATGTGAAAGGAAATATCGCCGATGTTAGTTTGAAAACGCCTTATGATCCACATAGATTCAGGGATGACCTTTTTGTTGAATCTCTTCTACAGTCTAACTGGAATCTTGGTTATCTCCAACCTTATCCGGGTGCTAGTGATTATAAAGTCAATAAATAG